The genomic interval GCTTGGTAACTTAATGTGTCTCTTAACATTTTTGTTATTAATATGAAGTTTTATAGTGCAATTGCGATTTGgaaaattatacaaattgcaTGTGCGCGTGTTCACTAAGtacacgatccaatccaatccgcaaaatgcggatatccacacttgtgcggattagattggattgaaaaatctaaaatctgcacttgtgcggattggatgttgtttgacctcaaaaattaaccgatctaatccaatccgcacttaattatatatattttttaaaaaaaattataatatataatatatattaattttctagtaatattaaaaaaacatacacaaacttctaatttcttaatctttttagtaatatattgagttggtgtattttattagttttataataaaaaacaccaaaaaaaaattattcttattcacatagacacatagaaataaatttaaatatatataataacttatttattttagtaatgaatacatatatattttagtgtaaatctaaagaggaatacatatatattgacatatatgtatattggtttgatttatatataaatggaaatggaaatagattattattggaaattaaaaaacaatagtttttttttttaatttttttctatgaaatattaaataatttatcattaaaaaaaacaaccgatccaaaataatcgatccaatccgcactattgcggattggactgaattggatttaaactgttatgcggatcggattggatccaaaatatgaaatccacacttagtgcggattggatgttaacTAAAAAAGTGCGAATTaaatcggatgaacacccctacttatatatatatttaaaaatatatataatatattatcgatttttagtaatattaaagaaaacaaaCTTTTAActgtaatttctaaattaaattgtGTTTCTCTCCTACAATACAATTGAGATGATTGTTCAAGTATTAAAATAGATGGAAACTCATCTTCAATTTTAGTTGTGTtactggtattttttttttttttttattttcatgaaatattaaaatgcaatcaacaataaaataattgatCCAATTGGCATTATTGTAGATTGGATTGGgttgaatttaaattattacgtagattggattggatccaacaTATGAAATTCGTACTTAGTGCGGATTAGATTttatttgaccaaaaaagtgtaAATTGGATCAGATGGACAACCCTAATGTCCAATTTCgtttaaaaaattaactaaaaatcaCACCATCCGCACTGCAAACATTAAATGGCATGCAAACTTAATACACCgattatgacattttttttaaaagaaaaacttaaaatatgagagaatTTATTATAGATagagaaaaatattataaaaactttaaaattatgattgttttatttctttcaaaaatttaaacaatgaaatatagaaaaagaaaaatgatatgaaaaaaaaaatacacatagaAAACTAAATGCCTTAatcaaatatcataaaaaaataatgaagaaaaaaatatatatacagtagaacttctatttaagaatactctattcaagaataacctctaatttgttataaaaaaaattaagtcccaatttgggcctattataaataagaataacctctaaatcgtaattagttatacaattTCTAAGTTctgtattaacaaagtatacctctatataagaataattacatcttaataaaatatatacatatatttgataaaattatttatgtagaATTAGTAATTTTATTCCGAAttgtaatacatatataaatattatatttactcaaaaatattctattataatataatattaaggaTTGTTTAATGTCAttgttgttacattgatattttttgatattttgaaatttttcttttagtgtaactctatttagttataacctctcaattaaaatataatttgcttagtcccaagtgtattcttggatagaggttctactctATAAGGGATTTTATTCACAATAACCAATTTTTTAGGCAGAAGCATTGTAACAACTCACACTTtttttgtatataattttttaaataaaaacaaactacAAAAGCTAAAATAATACTAGTAATTTTATTAAGGCAATAAATTATGAAAACAATCACTTACTTATAATCAAAACCatcttctttaaaaattaaaagtacttATTGcgtttacaaaattatttcgtTTGCATgttctttttcaattttccaGTTAGAAGTGGTTTGCTTTACTAGTAGGTTTACGTTGGGCTCAAAATGTGTGACTTCAAGCGGAAAGGGTCTTTTGAGATTCACTTTTTTTTGGTATCAACTTTGGCGAGTCAGAGAGTGTATGAATGAATTGGGGGTTATCTTTTGATATTAAAGTTTTATTGTCTAGTTTTCCTGAGACATCTCTCTCATGTCAGACGCAACTTTAATGTTAAGACTCATAAATTGACTAAACATGCTCTTaggataaataataaattttattggatGGAAGAAACCCCTACATGCTGGAAAAATTCTCATTACAAGAGAGAATAAGAGGATTACAATCAAAAtactcaaaatacaaataaaagtatttcatcaagattacaagaaagctagagaagaagaagaaaaataacacACAAAAAGCTTGACTAAGGCTCAAGGACCTTTGTCCTAAAAGTCATTTCCTCTTTCATATGGACACTTAGGAAAACTCTAGAAATGCTCTTAAGGATTTATCAAGCCTATATGCTCAGCCTAGTGTCTAAAGATGAGCATATCCTCACAAGGTTCTAACCACAACAAATAGTTTCAACTACTTCTCATACAAGTGAACAATATGACCTATATTTATAGAGTTTTCACTCTCACATGAACATGAATGACCACAATAAAGTCCTTGGATGTTACCAACCATAAATTGggcatttatattattaattgggTGATTTGGAGGAGTTTTGGGCTGTTACAAAGACTCTCAAAACCTTAAAAAACGTGTGCAAGTATgtgctgaaaaaaaaaagtaactagtaactagttactatttTTTCAGCTTTGACTCATTCTTCTCCAAAGTGTTCCAAATCAttcccacttgattttgaaccatttatacatcttataaatgaataaatcaagTCTTCAACAGCTATATATTCAATAACTATCAttcattcacattcataaacaattagtaacattttttactaatttaagagtGAAAAAGAGATGAGAGTTACACATTCAAGTAATCATCAATGTAAAGGATTTGCAGCTCCTATTTTGTGATCATTCAACACATTTTGTAACTCCATAATGTATGTtacaatttgaaaaaattaatactTCGTCACAATTatttataacttaattatttaatctaaatattatattatataaaataatataacactaCCTATTGctacctttatttttttttaaccttcATCAGTtatccaacaaaaaaaaaaaccatattcttaataataaaaaaaccaaTTATGAATACCAaaactcatacataaatctaaCACAATACCAACACTAAAACTAGTTAGGAATTTCTCTTAGGTGCAAGAAGACTCAACCATAGGGTTGGCCCTTTGATATAATGAGtcataggaaaaaaaaagtattttgggcccttatttagaaaaaaaaatgtggacccttatttaaaaaaaatgtggtatttttcaaaatcaataaaaaaaatgtaattttaaaagtagaTTTTGGGCCCGTAGGCTAGGTGAATCCTAGGCACAGACCTAgaccgcctatgcctagggtcGGGCCCGCTCAACCATCAATCCACTACAAAAAACATTCACTATCCACTAAAACAAAATATTAGTtgcaaaaaaaaggaaaaaataaaatgagaatattTGTCAGAGAATATTCAGTAAAACaaccataactcactcaatattaATTCGATTGACGTGATTTAACTTGCATTTTGAAGCTATTTTAATGCTCTACCAATTTATGTCTCACACTCCAATCACAATTCTAAAGTTACCAAGTCAAAATTTGTCTTCAAGCTTTCAGACTTAGCTATTTTTCTTGTAATCATTCTCATGAGAATAAAATCTCGAAGTAGACGTAGCTCTATTATTGTCGCAACACATGGagtgaattaatataaatttttatatgtgCTCTCTATTTTAcgtaattacttttaattttcaTCTCGTCTATACATCCGACCGAGTTGATTAGATTTCTCTATGAAtaatgtgtaattactaaaaatttttcattttaaatattaagtactaaaaattattatttttctatataattactatttattttgccaaataaaatattataaattcataaataattactatCTCATATCTAAATATatcttgtattttaaaatacaatataatcattgctaattatttttttttaaatataatataattactaatatATTGTAGTAATTACAAGGACCTAGTAATCCAAACACAAGCCAAAATTTTCTCAACAATTAAAAAGTATATTTTATGCCAAAATGTCACTAGATTTGCTTTTTCTAATGATAAAACCAAAAAATTTATTCTTGTTACATTATAAATGTTAAAAAGATtgtgtaataatatttttttcttaaaaaaatgtgtgataataatacaaaaaaatctctaatttatttttgattaatacaTTTCTttcccaaaagaaaaaaaagctacatatatacatttaaaaaacttaaatcataatattttattatatgtcatatatatccCTCTTGTCTCGACCTTGCTTCCTCTTCTTCCTTCGCTACAacccagaagaagaagaagacgacgACGACGAACAAGATATCATTTGCCGGCGGCGGCTCACAACTGATAACCACTACGGACCTCTTCGCCTTCCTCTCTACCTCTCTTTTGCTCTACAACATAATTTCTCAACAAGGAACGTAAATTTGGATCCCAAACCTCAACCAATTTCCCCCTAAAATTAACCTAGGGTTTCATTATTTTCTCTCTGAACACTCATCTCTAGCCTTCTCGATCGTCTTCTTCTGCTGTCTGAGGtgataattgtatttttttttttccttatttacTGTGTTACTGTGTTGTGCTGTGAAAATGATAAATTTTGAGGGTGGTAAAATGAAATTTGAAGGTTACTACGGTGCTGTGTTTAATCATAAAGATTGGTTCTTGTTTGTTGAAAAGGTATTTCATTTCAATTTTAGCTGTAATGGGTGTTGAACGGGTTTCAAATattggttttgttttgtttggatTTATGCTATTGGGCTTTAGTTTATACAATAATCTTGGTGAACTGTGTTTGGTTCTTATGATATCTTCAttaggttgttgttgttttgtatGTGCGTGTGTGGTTTTCAGATAATATTAGCCAAAGGGttgttgatattttatttacaaattttTGGTCTGGTTGGTTTTCTAAGAGGGTAGTAGTGTGTGCAGAAATTGATGTGATTATAATACATGCGAAAGCAGAATATTAGGGGACAATGGCTGTTCAGGCTCCTGCTAGACCGAGTCTTTGTGATGAggattctgatgatgaaaaGCCTTTAAGTTTTAAGAGGAGTGTTTCAACATCCAGGCAGAACCAATTGAATGCAGAATTAAAGAGACCTGTTTTACAGAGGTCCGATGGACAGTCAGCAAGACCGGTTTCGGAAAGAATGGGTATGAATGGTATAAACTCCAGCTCCCAAAAGGGTAAGGTGGTTCAATCAAGTAAGACATCATCAGTGGTGAAGTCCCCCATTGGCAGTCCAAAAGCTTCAACTGTAAGGACCACACCAGTGAAGTCTCCAGTAGCAAATTCAATTACATCTAATTCGTTAGTTGGCCAGTCTAAATCTTTATCCGAAAAAAATAAGTCTAGTGTTGTTAAGGAAGAAAGAAGTTCTGCCAAACAACCTATAAAATCGGAGGATGACTCTGAAGATATGGAAGATGATTTACCTTTAAGTGTACGAGTAAAGACAAGTCAGGGCAATAAGAGTCTTAAAAATCCAACCACTGGACTGCCAATGACAAAGAGTATTGTCAAAAACCCCAAGGACGACTCGGATGATGAGCCTTTGGTCAATAGGTTTCCGAAATCCAATGCGGGAACATCAGGTAGTAAGCCTTACGATCGTGGTGATAAGAAGCCACTGTTGAGTACAAGTAAACAGAATGGTTCCACCATGACAGATGGGAAAAAACCTCTAAACACTAATATGAAGAGGCCTTTGGATAGGGAAAAAGATGCTTCATCGGTTAAAAAGCCAAAGCTTTCAGATTCACCTGCATTGTTGAAAAATAAGCAGCCATCAGTGAAGACAGAAGATACTTCTTCGGTTAAAAAGCCAAAGCTTTCAGATTCACCTGCACTGTTGAAAAATAAGCAGGTATCAGTGAAGACTGAAGATACTTCTTCGGTTAAAAAGCCAAAGCTTTCAGATTCACCTGCACTGGTGAAAAATAAGCAGGTATCAGTGAAGGCTGAATCCAAGGtagatgatgaggatgatgatgatgatcatgtTCCAATTGCCCAAAGAATTAAGAAGCCACTTCCTGCCTCAAATAATAAAACATCTACCTCGAAGCAAAAGGTCACAAAAACAATTTCTTCATTCAAGAAAAATAGCAAGTTTAAAAAGGtggtgaaaaattcaaaatattccAAGTCAACTAAGTTGTCTCCTAGCTCTGGTGATGGCCAGAAAAAATGGACGACCTTGGAACACAATGGTGTTATTTTCCCTCCTCCCTACCAACCTCATGGGGTAAAGATGCTTTACAACGGAAAGCCAGTTGTCTTAACTCCTGCACAGGAGGAGGTGGGTTCTTCTAAGCCCTTTTTAAAATGTCTTTTATccacatttttatattttaatgtcTTGAATTATtgattttgtttgttatttatatcttttattaaacttacctttGAACTGTCATCTGTGCAGGTTGCTACAATGTTTGCAGTCATGAAAGACACAGAATACGCACTTAAAAAGGTCTTCAGAGAGAATTTCTGGAATGATTGGCGAAAGTTACTTGGCAAAggccatataattcaaaaattagactTATGTGATTTTACTCCAATATATGACTGGTACCAAAatgagaaggagaagaagaaacaaatgaGTTCGGATGTAAGTTTTGTAACTATGAAGCTTTCACATGTTAACTTTTAAAGCTGATCGGATCTCTTTTCGTATAATATCAGTTCTCATCGAGGATCCAATCAATACTTTTTATTGGCTTCCTTAATTACTTGTGCGCCTGTTATAGATTTTGAAAATGTAGAACTTTTTTTTTGACGCAGGAGAAAAAAGCCTTGAAGGAGGAAAAACTGAAACAAGAGGAAAAATATATGTGGGCTATTGTTGATGGTGTTAAAGAGAaggttaacttttttttttctttggaaCAACTCTGGTGGGGGTAATGGGTTATGGGACTCTAACCatgtgataaaaaaaaatataggaggTTCTTGTTTGATCTCCTTCATCTTTTAGTTCAGCTGCATGCTTTAAGGGTTGTAAGAGAATGTGTTTTATCTTATTTGCAATTTCAGGTTGGTAATTTCAGAGTTGAACCGCCTGGATTATTCCGAGGTCGCGGGGAGCATCCAAAGGTTTGTTCTTAGTTCTGCATATACAATAGTCAGTGTAAATTTGTATTGCATCTGCACctttttttaatctatattaATGTTTACTTCCTTTTGCTTTTAATTCTGGTTTCAGTCTGGAAAGCTGAAAAGACGAATTCGGCCAAGTGATGTCACTATAAATGTAGGAAAGGATGCTCCAGTTCCAGAATGCCCCATCCCTGGTGAAAGGTTTTGCTCTTCATTATTTTGCCTTTTCTTTCAAGAAAAGattatagtaattttttttaaaaaatgcctCTCTCCCCTTGTGTGTGTACTGGAAAATtcacatttaaatttttggCAGTTGGAAAGAAGTAAGGCACGACAACACTGTAACATGGTTAGCTTTCTGGAACGATCCCATCAATCCAAAAGAATTCAAATATGTGTTTCTGGCGGCTAGTAGCTCTTTAAAAGGGCAAAGTGACAAGGAAAAATATGAGAAAGCAAGGATGTTGAAGGTACTTATGTAGAAAATTTTGCAAAAGGTTTGGGTAGTGAACAGTACATGGGGTAATTTTGGATGCGATAAGATCATAGAGTGGGCATTTGTGTAATGGTCAAATTTCGTGTTTCTTTTGAGTGCAGGGCTATATACAGAATATACGAACTGCGTACACGAAGGACTTTACAAGCAGAGATGTGACGAAGAGACAAATAGCAGTTGCTACCTATCTTATTGATAAACTTGCTCTGAGGGCTGGGAATGAGAAGGTCGGACAACCAGTCCAATTTTTATCATTTACACAGTTAGATTTGTAATTGTTTCTAATTGAacgaaattttcttttttttaaattatcaatGGTATATGTGTGCCACTTGTTAATAGAGGAATTAGATGGGACAAAGAGCCACACGTGACAGCTCTTCAGTTTAACATTTTTGTCATTGTTTATTTGTGCCCTTGTTAAGGAAAAAGAAATATGAAAGGTGTTTGATTTATATTTGTTGCTCGAATCTGCTACATTTTATCATTTAAGTTGCTCAACATGTTTCTCTACATCATCTTTAAGTTCCCCTAGCTGTTAACTGAAGGCATCACTGACATTATGATCTCATGCTTTGCAGGATGATGATGAAGCAGATACTGTTGGTTGTTGTACATTGAAAGTAGAGAATGTAAAACCAATACCCCCCAACAAGTTGGAGGTATTGTGGTTTAAGTTTCTGTTgagttcattattttatttaattttaacacGTGAAACTGCTCTTAATTTTACTAGGTTAAGTGGCAATATTTAGTTAATTCTTATTTCTTGATACACAGTTTAACTTCCTCGGTAAAGATTCAATCAGATACGAAAACACTGTGGAAGTTGAACTTCCTGTTTATAAAGCAATCATGCAGTTTCAATCTGGTaggtatttttctttttaacaagtgttgcacacctttttcttttttaataattgGTAAGGGAGTTCAGATGACTATCTTTGTTTATCTGCTACTTCAGGGAAAAAGGGGGGCGATGATCTTTTTGACTTGCTGGATACCAGTAAACTGAATGCTCATCTTAAAGAGCTCATGCCTGGACTTACAGCAAAAGTTTTCCGTACTTTTAATGCCTCGATTACCTTGGATGATATGgttagatagttattttctcttattttttattttctttcaatgtGCTCCTAGATTTGGTTCAAGTCTTTGTTTTCCCCTTACTTTTTACATCTGCGTTCTCTGATAAATCTCATGTAGTTTCTCTATTGAATTTGTCTAGTGATAGTTTATCTCTTGCTAGTCTTATTATCAAATTTTACTTCTAGTTTTAATCCTGACGTTttcatcatttttatttatttattattttggtaGTTGAGTCAAGAAACCAAAGATGGAGACCTTGAAGAGAAAAAGACTGTTTATAATACTGCAAACAAGCAGGTGAAAATAATTTCTCCTCTTACGAAGTTTCACTGTTTCTCCATTATTTTAAGCAATTCTCACAGGATTTTGGGTTCTGTTTCAGGTTGCTATCATTTGTAACCATCAACGTACCATATCCAAATCGCATGAGGCACAAATGACAAAACTAATGGAGAAAGTTCGTGAACTTGAGGTAATGGTCATATATCTCTCTAGTAGAATGGGAGTTACACCAAAGATGTTTTCTTTTGTTGCATTGCATGAATATTTATGGAGGCATGTGATGTTCCTTTGCTGGTTTATGTTGAGCGAACTTCATTATTCTGGTTGCAGGATGTTCTTACAGAGCTTAAGGTAGATTTAGACAGGGCAAGAAAAGGAAAGCCTCCTTTGAAAGA from Cannabis sativa cultivar Pink pepper isolate KNU-18-1 chromosome 4, ASM2916894v1, whole genome shotgun sequence carries:
- the LOC115715079 gene encoding DNA topoisomerase 1 alpha isoform X1 translates to MAVQAPARPSLCDEDSDDEKPLSFKRSVSTSRQNQLNAELKRPVLQRSDGQSARPVSERMGMNGINSSSQKGKVVQSSKTSSVVKSPIGSPKASTVRTTPVKSPVANSITSNSLVGQSKSLSEKNKSSVVKEERSSAKQPIKSEDDSEDMEDDLPLSVRVKTSQGNKSLKNPTTGLPMTKSIVKNPKDDSDDEPLVNRFPKSNAGTSGSKPYDRGDKKPLLSTSKQNGSTMTDGKKPLNTNMKRPLDREKDASSVKKPKLSDSPALLKNKQPSVKTEDTSSVKKPKLSDSPALLKNKQVSVKTEDTSSVKKPKLSDSPALVKNKQVSVKAESKVDDEDDDDDHVPIAQRIKKPLPASNNKTSTSKQKVTKTISSFKKNSKFKKVVKNSKYSKSTKLSPSSGDGQKKWTTLEHNGVIFPPPYQPHGVKMLYNGKPVVLTPAQEEVATMFAVMKDTEYALKKVFRENFWNDWRKLLGKGHIIQKLDLCDFTPIYDWYQNEKEKKKQMSSDEKKALKEEKLKQEEKYMWAIVDGVKEKVGNFRVEPPGLFRGRGEHPKSGKLKRRIRPSDVTINVGKDAPVPECPIPGESWKEVRHDNTVTWLAFWNDPINPKEFKYVFLAASSSLKGQSDKEKYEKARMLKGYIQNIRTAYTKDFTSRDVTKRQIAVATYLIDKLALRAGNEKDDDEADTVGCCTLKVENVKPIPPNKLEFNFLGKDSIRYENTVEVELPVYKAIMQFQSGKKGGDDLFDLLDTSKLNAHLKELMPGLTAKVFRTFNASITLDDMLSQETKDGDLEEKKTVYNTANKQVAIICNHQRTISKSHEAQMTKLMEKVRELEDVLTELKVDLDRARKGKPPLKDADGKTKRNLSPEALEKKIAQTNTKIEKIKRDMHNKEDTKTVALGTSKINYLDPRITVAWCKRHEVPIEKIFNKSLLAKFAWAMDVDPDFRF
- the LOC115715079 gene encoding DNA topoisomerase 1 beta isoform X2; translation: MWAIVDGVKEKVGNFRVEPPGLFRGRGEHPKSGKLKRRIRPSDVTINVGKDAPVPECPIPGESWKEVRHDNTVTWLAFWNDPINPKEFKYVFLAASSSLKGQSDKEKYEKARMLKGYIQNIRTAYTKDFTSRDVTKRQIAVATYLIDKLALRAGNEKDDDEADTVGCCTLKVENVKPIPPNKLEFNFLGKDSIRYENTVEVELPVYKAIMQFQSGKKGGDDLFDLLDTSKLNAHLKELMPGLTAKVFRTFNASITLDDMLSQETKDGDLEEKKTVYNTANKQVAIICNHQRTISKSHEAQMTKLMEKVRELEDVLTELKVDLDRARKGKPPLKDADGKTKRNLSPEALEKKIAQTNTKIEKIKRDMHNKEDTKTVALGTSKINYLDPRITVAWCKRHEVPIEKIFNKSLLAKFAWAMDVDPDFRF